One Lepus europaeus isolate LE1 chromosome 4, mLepTim1.pri, whole genome shotgun sequence genomic window, tcaggtggtaatttctctttctgtgcctctctctcccctctcccttctctttctccctttctgtcactctgcctttcaaataaataaaacttttaaaaatatttattggccggcgccgtggctcaacaggctaatcctccgccttgcggcgccagcacaccgggttccagtcccagtcagggcaccggattctatcccggttgcccctcttccaggccagctctcccctgtggcccgggagtgcagtggaggatggcccaagtgcttgggccctgcaccccatgggagaccaggagaagcacctggctcctgccttcagatcagtgtggtgcgccggctgcagcacgaaccaacggcaaaggaagacctttctctctgtctgtctctctctcactgtccactctgcctgtcaaaaatatttaaaaaaaaataaaattaaaaaaataaataaatgtttatttatttatttatttgaaaggcagagtgacacagaggcaaagacagagagagacagaagtcttccatccactggttcactccccagatggccacaacagccagagctgatccgatttaatgcaggagccaggagctttttccaggtctcccatgtgggccatcctctactgctttcccaggccaaagcagagagctggatcggaagaggagcagctgggactcgaaccagtgcccatatgggatgccagcactacaggcaacaattttacccactatgccacagcgccagcccctaaataaaacttaaaaaaaaaaatttttcctggAAAGCTGGTGTGAGCATTGATGGAATGACTTTTCTGGGTttgtaagccttttttttttctttgaggtcAAACGAGCTTCAACCAGAGTTTAGTGACCGTGTGTCAGTTACCGCAGCCCCAGAGCTGGTCCCCTAAGCATCCTGCACCCCAACAGTGTAACTGTACCTTTAGTGTGTCGCTGCTGCCTGTGAGTGGGCACTGTGCAGACCATTTGCTCATTTTCCGCCATTTCTGCCATTCCTGCTGGATGCTCTGTGCCTCCAGCCACTCCTTCAGGCTGCGCCTGTTCCAGGTTTCCTGGGCCTGCAGGAGTTGTACGGAGTGAACCACTCCTTACAGGTGTCTCCATAAGCTGACTCAGGTCCACGACTTTCGGCGTCGCCGTCTCTCTGGGAACCATTTCTGGAAGCTGGGATGGCTCACTTTTGCCCAGTGTCACCTGAAGCTGCAGCTCGTCAGCTGTTTCCATCAGCTGCCTTCTCGCCACCTGTTCTGGAGCTTCATTCTCTTTGGGAGCGGCTTTTAGGAGCTGGGACCGTTCCTCCTTCCCCGTTGCCTCTTGAGGCTGCagctctgcacctgtgtgcagaggcgtgctgtggccggccaTTCCTGGAGGGTCCCTCTCACCTGCAGCATGCGGGCTCTCAGCGCCTTCCAGTGCCCCAGGGGAGCCCCTCTCTCCTGCTGTCCTCAAAGCCTGACCcttgggttcaggtcccaggGGTTCAGTCTCACCATGACCTTTCAAAGACTGAGCCTCCGCCGTTCCTTCCACGTCTGTCTGCTTCCCCTCTGCTCTCTCCAGAGGCCGAGTCATCTCCGTGGATCCTGACTGGCGCATAGCATCTTCCCCACGGGCTCCCTCCAGTGCCTCCAGGGGCTGCTCATGAAGAGGTTTCATGCCATTTGCTGTGGGCGCCGCTGAGGCCTtgagctcctggggcaggggagggctgtCCCTTTGAACACTGCCATGAAGATTGGCTTCTCTTCCCGGTGTCCTTGGTTTGGGGTGGGCAAAGCAGGCCTTGCTGCCTTCTGTATTTGGAAAACACTCCTTGGAAGTTGCTTTTTGGCCATTTATttggggggagaaaaaaaaaagcaaagagaaaacacaCATTATTACTCAGCTTTGCTCTTGAGAAAGTGAATGGGTATCAAGAAGCGGATTTGAGAGTTTAGGACATACCGTGACCCTGTGGCTCTCCAAGTCAAACCCCTCCCCGCGCTTCCTCTCAGGCCCCTCATCCTAAACTCTGAGCTCTGCCAAAGCCAGCGTTTTCTCTGTTTGCTCCCGTGCCGCTGTCTCGTGGCTCCTGCCTCATATTCTAACCTCGGACATTGCACTTTGCTTCTTGTACGCTTTGCCCTGCCTCAGCCTTTCTCCTCTTCATGCTCACTGGAAGAGCCACTGGGCGGGGTTGCTGGGCTGCTAGAAAGCGCTCCCTTTCCTTCCAGGGCAGCCTGGCCCCCAGTGAGCAGACAAGGCCCTGCTGGGTACTGGCTGGGACAGATGGCTCGGCCTGAGTTTCATGTCACTTGAAGGACATGGCAGGTTGAGGGGGGTGGAGACAGATCAAGAGACAGTtaggaaatgtgttttttaacCCTGGTTCTGTCCTGCATCTCGTGTGACCTTGGTAACTTAGTACCC contains:
- the ERICH5 gene encoding glutamate-rich protein 5 isoform X2, giving the protein MPHPLPLLSAPPAQWPATSKECFPNTEGSKACFAHPKPRTPGREANLHGSVQRDSPPLPQELKASAAPTANGMKPLHEQPLEALEGARGEDAMRQSGSTEMTRPLERAEGKQTDVEGTAEAQSLKGHGETEPLGPEPKGQALRTAGERGSPGALEGAESPHAAGERDPPGMAGHSTPLHTGAELQPQEATGKEERSQLLKAAPKENEAPEQVARRQLMETADELQLQVTLGKSEPSQLPEMVPRETATPKVVDLSQLMETPVRSGSLRTTPAGPGNLEQAQPEGVAGGTEHPAGMAEMAENEQMVCTVPTHRQQRHTKGETEEQMETEVEHKKASGGAETNEETGEAVDLSAAT
- the ERICH5 gene encoding glutamate-rich protein 5 isoform X1; the encoded protein is MGCASSALNKAGDSSRFRSATSKECFPNTEGSKACFAHPKPRTPGREANLHGSVQRDSPPLPQELKASAAPTANGMKPLHEQPLEALEGARGEDAMRQSGSTEMTRPLERAEGKQTDVEGTAEAQSLKGHGETEPLGPEPKGQALRTAGERGSPGALEGAESPHAAGERDPPGMAGHSTPLHTGAELQPQEATGKEERSQLLKAAPKENEAPEQVARRQLMETADELQLQVTLGKSEPSQLPEMVPRETATPKVVDLSQLMETPVRSGSLRTTPAGPGNLEQAQPEGVAGGTEHPAGMAEMAENEQMVCTVPTHRQQRHTKGETEEQMETEVEHKKASGGAETNEETGEAVDLSAAT